In a genomic window of Aggregatimonas sangjinii:
- a CDS encoding DUF4134 family protein — MKQKKGKLKKQGNNKDGNKQLSRDKRRKVFLTLGLLVCASVVLYAGNTPKTQADIETKVTEWQTAVTSILNILVGIYGVVGGFLVFVQYMQGNEQAQKNLIRFIIGLAVFGIAATVASFLSTP, encoded by the coding sequence ATGAAGCAAAAAAAAGGAAAACTTAAAAAGCAAGGCAACAACAAAGATGGCAACAAACAGCTATCGCGAGATAAAAGGCGCAAAGTGTTCTTAACATTGGGGTTATTAGTATGCGCCAGCGTAGTACTTTATGCCGGTAACACCCCGAAGACCCAAGCTGATATTGAAACTAAAGTTACTGAATGGCAAACTGCAGTCACAAGCATATTAAATATTTTAGTCGGTATTTATGGTGTCGTCGGGGGCTTTCTGGTCTTCGTACAATATATGCAGGGTAACGAACAGGCTCAAAAGAACCTTATTCGATTTATAATCGGTTTGGCGGTATTTGGTATCGCGGCCACAGTAGCATCATTTCTTTCTACCCCATAA
- a CDS encoding DUF4138 domain-containing protein: protein MIHKLLCLTMMALGFSSFSQVTMSAIEASKTILVSDIKTTHLLFEDDISYLDVGSPYFVADTLKAIIKVRHTGEDVFNPISVESNLTIITKNGSYYSIPIRYNRDVKTLSFAITDTDQQIREMTERRERKEELEWEINRFAKELEFLAPNVLIKNKNEDFGITVNGIFYRKDYLALRLELRNDSGIDIDVDQVVSRLKLREKISTDYVYQERVIVPVKVIDQIGKIKGYNTKTMVMIFKKFTPNKNERLFIDVLEANGGRSARIVIPRKKLLTPKVVYK from the coding sequence ATGATACATAAACTACTATGCCTGACGATGATGGCGCTTGGTTTTTCAAGTTTTTCGCAGGTAACGATGAGTGCAATAGAAGCCTCCAAGACCATTCTGGTGTCCGATATTAAAACGACCCACCTGCTCTTTGAGGACGATATCTCGTATTTAGACGTAGGGTCGCCCTATTTTGTGGCCGATACCTTAAAGGCCATTATTAAGGTAAGGCATACGGGAGAAGATGTTTTTAACCCGATCAGTGTGGAGTCGAACTTGACCATCATTACCAAGAACGGCAGCTATTATTCGATACCCATACGCTACAATAGAGATGTCAAGACGCTATCATTTGCCATTACCGATACAGACCAACAGATAAGGGAAATGACCGAACGTCGGGAAAGGAAAGAGGAATTGGAATGGGAAATAAACCGATTTGCCAAGGAATTGGAGTTTTTGGCCCCGAATGTCCTGATCAAAAACAAAAATGAGGATTTCGGGATAACCGTAAACGGAATTTTCTACCGCAAAGATTACCTGGCATTGCGATTGGAATTGCGTAATGATTCCGGTATCGATATCGATGTAGATCAAGTGGTCTCCCGTCTTAAGCTTCGGGAGAAGATCAGTACCGATTACGTGTACCAAGAGCGTGTAATCGTTCCTGTAAAAGTAATCGACCAGATTGGGAAGATTAAGGGCTACAATACGAAGACCATGGTCATGATCTTTAAGAAGTTTACCCCGAATAAGAACGAACGCTTGTTTATCGACGTTTTGGAGGCCAATGGCGGCCGATCGGCGCGAATCGTAATCCCTAGAAAAAAATTGCTCACCCCTAAAGTCGTTTACAAATGA
- a CDS encoding TraG family conjugative transposon ATPase has translation MKSKKLEEVLPIYAIENNLLISKKGDISVVYKLELPQIYSMDVDSINDINAIFDKFIRSFPEGTIIQKQDYFFIDKVTGALADAESILTRSDNQFFFEKPTLSHECYLVLTKDSKNTISFTSKPQLYKTFIQETGEFQKLVVASMSFLTKENYFSAERLKDDALVLLLDKYFSLSKDGDTFLKDVFMDKKLQVGNKHAEIYSISSNLQLPIKIDSSIRNGDFSTPKTDFQIPFIQPISVGLDCNHIYNQVIYIEKSEKLYSHLTSKMNKFKSLAVISKENKLIYDQINDLIQTVLEKELKFVKQHYSVIIWNESQEGLDKNRTEIKNSFRELGMTPYQIKYAIENAYLNNCPGAALFLQDSFKFIGVSEQAPVLMNFESYYEGNKSGILFCDRKNGAPLRLDLWDEPVKRGLIVNRNRLIFGPSGTGKSFLINHIASQYFEQGHHIVMIDIGNSYKKLCQLCNGQYFTYDVGEPLQFNPFYTGGEEITVDKKVFIISLIIFLWKGDDSYRREEKQILAMYIDAYYEFLQKNTAVFACMSTFYEFVCANTVLEKEDVYFDKMSFQLSIRDFHDGKYAEILNSRNPIDLVAERFIVFEMDNIKDHPVLFPLVTMLCIDVVMSKIRQVPSVKKSIFIDECWKPISKGEMAEFIKYLYKTVRKFYGEVAIATQDVEDILDTAAGPAMINNTDTMILLSHKKKMASKDKFAKYLSFSESDLEKLFSTDKREVYIKVGSISNVYKVTVSPQRYACYSSNADENKTIYEVYNETENMELALNQFVESNN, from the coding sequence ATGAAAAGTAAAAAACTGGAGGAAGTACTGCCCATTTACGCAATCGAGAATAATCTTTTAATCTCTAAAAAGGGCGACATAAGTGTGGTGTACAAATTAGAGCTGCCCCAAATTTATTCAATGGATGTAGACTCTATCAATGATATCAACGCTATTTTTGACAAATTCATCCGATCCTTTCCAGAAGGAACCATCATTCAGAAACAAGATTATTTTTTTATCGATAAGGTAACCGGCGCACTGGCTGATGCAGAAAGCATTTTAACCAGAAGCGACAACCAGTTTTTCTTTGAAAAGCCCACCCTGAGCCACGAATGCTATCTGGTATTGACGAAAGATTCTAAAAATACGATTTCGTTTACCTCGAAACCGCAATTGTATAAGACGTTTATTCAGGAAACCGGAGAGTTCCAAAAGTTAGTGGTCGCCAGCATGTCGTTTTTAACGAAGGAAAATTATTTCTCGGCAGAACGGCTGAAGGATGATGCCTTGGTCTTGCTTTTAGACAAGTATTTTTCCTTGAGTAAAGACGGAGATACCTTTTTAAAAGATGTCTTTATGGACAAGAAACTGCAAGTGGGCAACAAGCACGCTGAAATTTATTCGATTTCCTCGAATCTGCAGCTTCCCATTAAGATAGACTCTAGTATTCGAAACGGTGATTTCTCTACCCCAAAGACCGACTTTCAGATTCCTTTTATACAACCTATAAGTGTCGGCCTTGATTGCAACCATATCTACAACCAGGTCATCTATATCGAAAAGTCGGAAAAGTTATACTCCCACCTTACTTCCAAGATGAACAAGTTTAAAAGTTTGGCCGTCATCTCCAAGGAAAATAAATTGATTTACGATCAGATAAACGACCTGATACAAACTGTACTGGAGAAGGAGTTGAAATTCGTAAAACAGCACTATAGCGTTATCATTTGGAACGAGAGCCAAGAGGGCTTGGATAAAAATAGGACGGAAATCAAAAACTCTTTTCGGGAGTTGGGTATGACGCCCTATCAGATAAAATACGCCATCGAGAATGCTTATCTGAACAATTGCCCCGGGGCGGCACTATTTTTACAGGATTCCTTCAAATTTATAGGTGTTTCCGAACAAGCCCCCGTGCTTATGAATTTTGAAAGCTATTACGAGGGCAATAAAAGTGGCATATTGTTCTGTGATCGTAAAAACGGCGCGCCACTGCGTTTGGATCTATGGGACGAACCTGTAAAGCGGGGCCTTATCGTAAATCGCAATCGCCTGATATTCGGGCCGTCCGGTACCGGGAAGTCATTTCTGATCAATCATATCGCCAGCCAGTATTTCGAGCAAGGCCATCATATCGTCATGATCGATATCGGGAATTCGTACAAAAAACTATGCCAGCTCTGTAACGGGCAATACTTTACCTATGATGTCGGGGAGCCGCTACAATTCAACCCCTTCTACACGGGCGGTGAAGAAATTACGGTAGACAAGAAAGTTTTCATCATCTCTTTGATCATATTTCTATGGAAAGGCGATGATAGCTACCGAAGGGAGGAAAAACAAATTTTAGCGATGTACATAGATGCATACTATGAGTTTTTGCAAAAAAACACAGCGGTTTTTGCATGTATGTCAACATTTTATGAGTTCGTGTGTGCCAATACGGTGCTGGAGAAAGAAGATGTTTATTTCGATAAAATGAGCTTTCAACTTTCTATCCGTGATTTTCACGACGGCAAATATGCAGAAATTTTAAATTCAAGAAACCCCATCGATCTCGTTGCCGAGCGGTTTATCGTTTTCGAAATGGATAACATCAAGGATCATCCCGTCCTGTTTCCTTTGGTCACCATGTTGTGTATAGATGTGGTCATGAGCAAAATTAGACAGGTACCCAGTGTTAAAAAATCGATATTCATCGACGAGTGCTGGAAACCGATCAGCAAGGGCGAAATGGCCGAATTTATTAAATACCTCTACAAGACGGTTCGAAAATTTTATGGCGAGGTCGCCATCGCCACTCAGGATGTAGAGGATATATTGGATACTGCGGCCGGCCCTGCAATGATCAATAATACGGATACCATGATACTATTGTCGCACAAGAAAAAAATGGCCTCGAAAGATAAATTCGCCAAATACCTTTCCTTTAGTGAAAGTGATCTAGAAAAGCTATTCTCTACCGACAAACGGGAGGTGTATATTAAGGTGGGCAGTATTTCAAACGTTTATAAAGTTACGGTCTCCCCACAGCGGTATGCTTGCTATTCCTCAAACGCCGATGAGAACAAGACGATTTATGAGGTGTACAACGAAACCGAGAATATGGAACTCGCTTTGAACCAGTTCGTAGAAAGTAATAATTAA
- the traM gene encoding conjugative transposon protein TraM — MDKKKKTIVIAVFVVFMSLIVFLMTSIFYTESEEVDGEFSVTTPEVDETKFDSISKLKGYNDESMKIRDSGGSLVDEVENVENEDGFLTDFNPFKRRETSTIDSAAGFSSEQLEQQQMEQEFLEMIRMQEELMAESNAANGSSYPSGGYETARQPAPYPTTELDSTDLPDKKPTLAELRKQNDERDTFFQGATGELSQTRGTLLIPGETVDQGILTIGSTVAILTKEAMRLSEPAIIIPKGAIIYGKAGFGGLDRLTIDIESYKIGAELYPISLEIYDFDGRPGIHLGNNSWPKIPSKVAKEVVDYVKQRGTQNSTFGGQNTGIDLDEAKQLGLLATVNEVTQEVLDKKRVFMPRKYHLWINVNVK, encoded by the coding sequence ATGGATAAAAAGAAAAAAACGATAGTAATAGCCGTATTTGTGGTATTTATGAGTTTGATCGTGTTTTTGATGACGAGCATATTCTATACCGAGAGTGAAGAAGTTGATGGCGAATTCTCCGTCACTACTCCCGAAGTCGATGAAACAAAATTCGATAGTATTTCGAAGTTAAAAGGATACAACGACGAAAGTATGAAGATTAGAGATAGTGGAGGATCGCTTGTTGACGAGGTTGAAAACGTGGAAAATGAAGATGGGTTCCTGACCGATTTCAATCCGTTCAAAAGACGGGAGACCTCCACCATCGATAGTGCAGCAGGATTTTCAAGCGAGCAATTGGAACAGCAGCAAATGGAGCAGGAGTTTTTAGAAATGATTCGTATGCAAGAAGAACTTATGGCAGAAAGCAATGCTGCGAATGGTAGCTCGTATCCGAGCGGTGGGTACGAAACGGCGAGACAGCCTGCACCCTATCCGACGACCGAACTGGATTCGACCGACCTACCGGACAAAAAACCCACCTTGGCCGAGCTCAGAAAGCAGAACGATGAACGCGACACCTTCTTTCAAGGGGCTACAGGCGAATTGTCTCAAACACGGGGAACATTATTGATTCCTGGGGAAACTGTGGATCAGGGAATTTTAACCATAGGCAGCACCGTCGCCATATTGACCAAAGAAGCTATGCGCTTAAGCGAACCCGCAATCATCATTCCCAAGGGTGCCATTATTTATGGGAAAGCCGGTTTTGGTGGTCTTGACCGATTAACAATAGATATCGAGAGCTACAAGATAGGTGCGGAGCTGTATCCCATCAGTCTCGAAATCTACGATTTTGACGGGCGGCCCGGTATTCATTTGGGAAACAACAGCTGGCCGAAAATACCCTCGAAGGTAGCGAAAGAAGTGGTCGATTATGTAAAGCAACGGGGTACGCAGAACAGTACGTTCGGGGGTCAAAATACCGGTATAGACCTAGATGAGGCCAAACAGCTGGGTTTGTTGGCAACCGTTAACGAGGTAACCCAGGAAGTTTTGGATAAAAAGCGGGTGTTTATGCCCCGAAAGTATCACCTATGGATTAATGTGAACGTAAAATAA
- a CDS encoding M23 family metallopeptidase codes for MGKYGIVVFCVFFMGMQGLVGQYLLAGSDFIDQGQPSYFPLAKKDFKRLSSSYGNRIHPLHHIPKKHHGIDLVANSGSSVYAAAKGLVIKASYEKGYGNHIVIQHINGTKTLYGHLELMLIDEGAITERGQTIGTVGETGQVTGPHLHFEIWRLNTKVNPLLFWEQLIQQRKSVITHNSVLSR; via the coding sequence ATGGGCAAATATGGCATCGTAGTGTTCTGTGTATTTTTTATGGGTATGCAAGGTTTGGTGGGGCAATATCTTTTGGCGGGATCGGACTTTATCGATCAAGGGCAGCCGAGTTACTTTCCGTTGGCCAAAAAAGACTTTAAACGCTTGTCGTCATCTTATGGCAATCGTATCCATCCTTTGCACCATATACCAAAAAAACACCATGGGATAGATTTGGTCGCCAATAGCGGAAGTTCGGTCTATGCTGCCGCCAAGGGCTTGGTAATCAAGGCTTCTTACGAAAAAGGGTACGGCAACCATATTGTAATTCAACATATAAACGGAACCAAAACACTTTACGGGCATCTCGAGCTAATGCTTATCGATGAGGGTGCTATAACCGAAAGGGGGCAAACCATTGGTACCGTAGGTGAAACGGGCCAAGTGACGGGCCCGCACCTGCATTTTGAGATTTGGAGGTTGAATACCAAGGTAAACCCATTGTTATTTTGGGAACAACTAATACAGCAGCGAAAGAGCGTTATCACGCACAATAGCGTACTAAGCAGATAG
- a CDS encoding TraM recognition domain-containing protein, with product MKDEKLSIDVLFIMVFVTCFLFILGEMYVNYYTFLFQKGIEIRQVTTVLLKIVKVVPFDENPVLMRVIILLVVSFISLGFKVKKKPEEDNKQNKYVLFVALFSLIFIISPLLIGQLYLYFGITFISFTGFMASYIRLRRHFRYFGSKDEFNEKNQEFKQGNSVQENPYSVNFKTDKGTVNVVNPFRATMVLGTPGSGKSYSVIEEYIRQHIQKQFTMMVYDFKYPSLAKETHAFFNYYKALYNIEPKFTVISLDDLSESNFVNPINPTLIRKAADAIEASQTVLYNLNKEWITKKDFFAQSAISYFACCIYFLKIYEEGKYCTLPHAIALASCPDEQVFKIFVNYPELKFFMTPFADALAKEAYEQLAGQTASARIPLSQLATKELFWVMGNNVYPEMNVSLDINNPEAPTIFILANSPTTQTTNSPALGLVATQLLKEINKQGKQPCSVIIDELPTMYFMGLDNLIATARSNKISTTIGMQDLEQLKRDYGDKIAETIFNIVGNIFSGSVRSGTATKLQEIFGKKKQKLKNVSVDTGSTSYTINESLEFVIPVSTISQLSQGEFVGVVADNFGEEINRKIFRGKIKVDKRVDQIVKPMPTIIPEESLDDLVEGNFKRIVDEIDILVTYELNAIYEEENKAAESASDLEDAKADFFSLETKEDQV from the coding sequence ATGAAAGACGAGAAATTATCAATAGATGTACTGTTCATTATGGTTTTTGTAACCTGTTTCCTCTTTATCCTGGGCGAAATGTATGTGAACTACTATACCTTCTTGTTTCAAAAGGGGATTGAAATTCGACAGGTGACCACCGTGCTTTTGAAAATAGTTAAGGTGGTGCCATTTGATGAAAATCCCGTACTCATGAGAGTGATTATTTTACTGGTAGTTTCATTTATAAGTTTAGGTTTCAAAGTCAAGAAAAAGCCTGAGGAAGACAACAAGCAAAACAAATACGTCTTATTTGTCGCATTGTTTTCTCTCATCTTTATCATATCTCCACTGCTTATTGGTCAGTTGTACCTTTATTTCGGTATCACTTTTATATCGTTTACCGGATTTATGGCATCTTACATCAGGTTGAGAAGACATTTCAGATACTTTGGTAGTAAAGATGAATTCAACGAAAAAAATCAAGAGTTCAAACAAGGCAATTCCGTACAGGAAAATCCGTATTCTGTAAATTTTAAAACGGATAAGGGCACGGTAAACGTGGTAAACCCGTTTCGGGCGACCATGGTACTGGGTACACCTGGCTCGGGAAAATCCTACTCCGTAATCGAGGAATACATTAGACAGCACATTCAAAAGCAATTTACCATGATGGTCTATGACTTCAAGTATCCGTCATTGGCCAAGGAAACACACGCCTTCTTCAATTATTATAAAGCGCTCTACAACATCGAACCGAAATTTACCGTGATTTCTTTAGACGATTTGTCGGAGTCGAATTTTGTAAACCCTATCAATCCTACACTTATTCGCAAAGCGGCCGACGCCATCGAGGCCTCACAAACCGTTTTGTACAATTTAAATAAGGAGTGGATTACCAAAAAAGATTTTTTCGCACAATCGGCAATATCCTATTTCGCCTGTTGTATCTATTTTTTGAAAATATACGAAGAGGGTAAGTATTGCACCTTGCCACATGCCATTGCTTTGGCTTCCTGCCCTGATGAACAGGTTTTTAAGATATTCGTAAACTATCCGGAACTCAAGTTTTTTATGACGCCCTTCGCCGATGCCTTGGCAAAGGAGGCTTATGAGCAATTGGCAGGGCAGACCGCATCGGCGCGAATTCCGCTTTCACAGTTGGCGACAAAAGAGTTGTTCTGGGTCATGGGGAATAATGTCTATCCCGAGATGAACGTTTCGTTGGATATTAATAATCCCGAGGCGCCGACCATTTTTATCTTGGCCAATTCGCCTACGACCCAAACTACGAATTCCCCGGCTCTTGGTCTTGTTGCAACGCAACTACTCAAAGAAATCAACAAACAAGGAAAACAACCTTGTTCTGTTATAATTGATGAGCTACCCACAATGTACTTCATGGGCTTGGACAATCTTATTGCGACTGCTAGGTCCAACAAGATTTCTACTACAATTGGCATGCAAGACCTGGAGCAGTTGAAGCGCGACTATGGGGATAAGATCGCTGAAACTATTTTCAACATTGTGGGTAATATATTTAGTGGGTCTGTACGTAGCGGAACGGCTACCAAACTCCAAGAGATTTTTGGCAAGAAGAAACAAAAGCTTAAAAATGTCTCTGTAGACACGGGTAGTACCTCCTACACCATCAATGAGAGTTTAGAATTCGTGATACCGGTCTCGACCATATCGCAACTGTCGCAAGGAGAATTCGTAGGTGTAGTTGCCGATAATTTCGGCGAGGAGATAAACCGTAAGATTTTTAGGGGGAAAATTAAGGTTGATAAGCGGGTAGATCAGATTGTAAAACCAATGCCCACCATCATTCCGGAGGAGTCTTTAGATGATTTGGTCGAAGGGAATTTTAAACGCATTGTCGATGAGATCGATATCCTTGTCACCTATGAGCTAAACGCCATATATGAAGAAGAAAACAAGGCAGCGGAGAGTGCATCGGATTTAGAGGACGCCAAAGCGGATTTTTTCAGTTTGGAAACAAAGGAAGACCAAGTTTAA